One segment of Nostoc piscinale CENA21 DNA contains the following:
- a CDS encoding L-threonylcarbamoyladenylate synthase: MFLWQKIFTVHPDNPQSRRIEEIKSALSHGAVMLYPTDTVYAIGCDLNAKSAVERVRKIKQLANDKPLTFLCPSLSNVATYAFVSDTAYRLMKRLIPGPYTFLLPATKLVPRLVQNPKRKTTGIRVPNHTVCLALLEALENPIISTSAHLPSYEVDDGKFSSDGEPQLSRVELFDYLDNLVDVIVDTGEEPTYQVSTILDLTGDEPMITRRGLGWEAVAAWV, encoded by the coding sequence GTGTTTCTATGGCAAAAAATTTTCACAGTGCATCCGGATAATCCCCAAAGTCGTCGAATAGAAGAAATAAAGTCTGCGCTCTCACATGGGGCGGTCATGCTTTACCCTACTGATACGGTCTATGCGATCGGTTGTGATTTAAATGCCAAGTCGGCGGTGGAAAGAGTGAGGAAAATCAAGCAGTTAGCAAATGATAAACCATTAACATTTTTGTGTCCTTCATTGTCAAATGTAGCGACTTATGCGTTTGTCAGCGATACAGCTTATAGATTGATGAAGCGACTAATTCCCGGCCCTTATACTTTTCTGCTCCCCGCCACTAAGTTAGTACCGCGACTGGTACAAAATCCAAAGCGAAAAACAACTGGGATTCGCGTACCAAATCATACTGTATGTCTGGCTTTGCTAGAAGCTTTAGAAAATCCAATTATTTCCACTTCGGCACATTTGCCAAGTTATGAGGTGGATGATGGGAAATTTAGCTCAGATGGCGAACCTCAGCTATCACGGGTAGAGTTATTTGATTATCTGGATAACTTAGTGGATGTAATTGTAGACACTGGTGAAGAACCAACATATCAAGTATCGACAATTTTGGACTTGACGGGAGACGAACCAATGATTACGAGACGGGGGTTAGGTTGGGAAGCAGTAGCAGCTTGGGTTTAA
- a CDS encoding HetZ-related protein: MKANLVNLPTSTPNFVVSNVAIEEFPPTDTLIQLLCQEIQAQVKASSGCVKAVAQRIAKEVRRICDKSSRIQTSGQVQSWQLTLAKHRLHKCLHYYQLGSRRGRVELHSSLGAMVYRHVTPSGSEYGFDARYNLIEDFLQAFYIEAIKAFRRENELAEDYQPRTQLQLAEYMAFTEQYAKRRINLPGGNNQQLIILRAQGFARRQPQETPVDIEMAVESAKGEDAESYQRNPAVQQIRSKMVAQGHGDLSEESERDRVISELVKYLESQGQSDCIDYLSLKLQDLSAPEIDQILGLTSRQRDYLQQRFKYHVEKFAKQHQWQLVHQWLGAGLEQKLGLSSQQWETFIQVLSPQQQQILQLKAARHSDQAIAKALKCTPKQLQKRWTHLLEIAWSIRNGNSEVQTG; the protein is encoded by the coding sequence ATGAAAGCTAACCTTGTAAATCTACCAACCTCCACACCCAATTTTGTTGTTAGCAATGTTGCTATTGAAGAATTCCCCCCGACAGATACTTTAATACAATTGCTGTGTCAGGAAATACAGGCGCAAGTCAAGGCAAGTTCTGGATGTGTTAAAGCTGTAGCGCAACGCATAGCCAAAGAAGTTAGACGGATTTGTGATAAAAGTTCCCGTATTCAAACATCTGGACAAGTTCAATCTTGGCAGCTAACTTTAGCAAAACATCGTCTGCACAAGTGTCTGCACTACTACCAACTTGGTTCTCGGCGAGGACGGGTAGAGTTACACAGTAGTTTGGGTGCAATGGTTTACCGTCATGTTACGCCATCAGGCTCAGAATACGGTTTTGATGCACGTTACAACTTGATTGAAGATTTTCTGCAAGCTTTTTATATTGAGGCGATTAAAGCTTTCCGGCGGGAAAATGAATTGGCTGAAGATTATCAGCCACGCACTCAGCTGCAATTAGCAGAATATATGGCATTTACAGAGCAATATGCCAAACGCCGCATTAATTTACCTGGGGGCAATAATCAACAGTTAATTATCTTACGCGCTCAAGGTTTTGCCCGTCGTCAGCCCCAAGAAACTCCTGTAGATATTGAAATGGCGGTAGAGTCGGCTAAGGGTGAAGATGCAGAATCTTACCAACGTAATCCAGCCGTGCAGCAAATCCGCTCTAAAATGGTGGCTCAAGGTCATGGTGATTTGTCGGAAGAATCAGAACGCGATCGCGTCATCTCCGAATTAGTAAAATATTTAGAATCTCAAGGTCAATCTGACTGTATCGATTACCTCAGCTTGAAGTTGCAAGACCTGTCTGCACCCGAAATTGACCAAATTCTCGGTTTAACTAGCCGCCAGCGTGATTATCTGCAACAACGCTTTAAATATCATGTAGAAAAGTTCGCCAAGCAGCACCAATGGCAATTGGTTCATCAATGGTTAGGTGCAGGTTTAGAACAAAAATTAGGTTTATCTTCCCAACAGTGGGAAACTTTTATTCAAGTACTTTCTCCCCAGCAACAGCAAATTTTGCAATTAAAAGCAGCCAGACATAGTGATCAAGCGATCGCTAAAGCCTTAAAATGTACTCCCAAACAATTACAAAAACGTTGGACTCATCTGCTAGAAATTGCTTGGTCTATCCGTAACGGTAATAGCGAAGTCCAAACCGGTTGA
- a CDS encoding PD-(D/E)XK nuclease superfamily protein, with protein MTMTQGKRANQAGRILESNVDAILTGHNYFQIGNHVTKEYLLTAHLLPKRYAKQVYIGAGLYNTLLKVDFFVVGLPSIPTGLIIECKWQESGGSVDEKFPYLSMNIQEYYPAPTIVVIGGEGMREGAIQWLRQQVKLNHNLLGVYSLDRFIAWANKNF; from the coding sequence ATGACTATGACTCAAGGCAAACGGGCAAATCAGGCAGGGCGCATTTTAGAAAGTAATGTAGACGCAATATTAACCGGACATAATTATTTCCAAATCGGAAATCATGTCACCAAAGAATATCTTTTAACTGCTCATTTATTGCCTAAACGCTACGCTAAACAAGTTTATATCGGCGCAGGTCTTTATAATACTTTGTTAAAAGTAGATTTTTTTGTTGTAGGCTTACCAAGCATACCCACTGGATTAATTATTGAATGTAAATGGCAAGAAAGTGGCGGTTCTGTCGATGAAAAGTTTCCGTATTTGAGTATGAACATTCAAGAATATTATCCAGCGCCAACAATTGTGGTGATTGGTGGCGAAGGTATGCGCGAAGGTGCAATTCAATGGCTCAGACAGCAAGTAAAACTAAACCATAACTTACTCGGAGTTTACAGTTTAGATAGGTTTATTGCCTGGGCTAACAAAAATTTTTAA
- a CDS encoding DNA adenine methylase has translation MVIQMLPEICPRPFLKWAGGKSRLIQQYIHYFPKFYQAYYEPFLGGGAVFFHLQPTTALLTDINAELITTYRCVRDQVEDLISLLQAHKAKHSRDYYYSVRSHISNNDLEKAARLIYLNKTCYNGLYRVNSQGKFNVPLGSYKNPSICQEDLLRAASQALKSSEIKQADFINVLKYAKSSDDFVFCDPPYHPISNTSYFTGYNGNSFGEKDQIRLRNVCAELANRGVKVMVCNSDCEFIRKIYTEISFNIYDISASRSINSNTKKRGIISELLITSY, from the coding sequence ATGGTTATTCAAATGCTTCCAGAAATTTGCCCACGTCCATTTTTAAAATGGGCAGGGGGTAAAAGTCGGTTAATTCAACAATATATCCATTATTTTCCTAAGTTTTATCAGGCTTACTATGAACCCTTTTTAGGTGGTGGTGCTGTTTTTTTTCATTTACAACCAACCACAGCACTGTTAACAGATATTAACGCCGAACTCATTACTACTTATCGCTGCGTCAGAGATCAAGTGGAAGATTTAATTAGCTTATTACAAGCGCATAAAGCTAAACATAGTCGAGATTATTATTATAGTGTCCGCTCCCATATAAGTAATAATGATTTAGAAAAAGCGGCGCGGTTAATTTATCTCAATAAAACTTGTTACAACGGTTTATATCGGGTAAATTCTCAAGGTAAATTTAATGTGCCTTTAGGTAGTTATAAAAATCCGAGTATTTGTCAGGAGGATTTACTCAGAGCCGCATCTCAAGCTTTGAAGTCATCGGAAATCAAGCAAGCAGATTTTATTAATGTGCTGAAATATGCTAAGAGTAGTGATGATTTTGTATTTTGTGATCCGCCTTATCATCCTATTAGCAATACTAGTTATTTTACAGGTTACAATGGCAATTCTTTTGGGGAAAAAGACCAAATTCGGTTGCGAAATGTTTGTGCTGAATTAGCAAATCGTGGTGTTAAGGTGATGGTGTGTAATTCCGATTGCGAATTTATCAGAAAAATCTACACAGAAATCAGTTTTAATATTTATGATATCTCTGCATCTCGCTCTATTAATTCTAATACTAAAAAGCGAGGTATCATTAGTGAATTATTAATTACTTCTTATTAA
- a CDS encoding DUF751 family protein, with amino-acid sequence MFDGFWDNVFRYPRYLVTILVGLLVNTFEPLLPLLKRPVTLVAVVGLLLGGLAFVTLTLRAMLGLSAV; translated from the coding sequence ATGTTTGACGGATTTTGGGATAACGTTTTTCGCTACCCCCGCTACTTAGTTACTATCCTCGTTGGGCTTCTGGTGAACACATTCGAGCCATTATTGCCCTTATTAAAACGTCCAGTCACCTTAGTTGCTGTTGTCGGCTTATTACTGGGCGGTCTGGCTTTCGTGACACTCACCCTCCGCGCTATGCTGGGGTTGAGTGCGGTTTAG
- the rbfA gene encoding 30S ribosome-binding factor RbfA yields MATNRRVSRVAELIKREVSQMLLNGIKDDRVGSGMVSVTDVDVSGDLQHAKIYVSIYGTEEAKAETMAGLKSATGYVRSELGARVRLRRTPEVIFIEDRSIERGTKVLSLLNKLQYERSLEPDDTEEDIGAEED; encoded by the coding sequence ATGGCTACAAATCGCCGCGTTTCCCGTGTTGCTGAATTAATCAAACGGGAAGTTAGCCAAATGTTACTCAACGGCATTAAAGACGACCGTGTGGGTTCAGGTATGGTTAGTGTAACTGATGTAGACGTTTCTGGCGATTTGCAGCACGCCAAAATCTACGTCAGTATTTATGGTACAGAAGAAGCTAAAGCTGAAACAATGGCAGGCTTAAAGTCCGCCACTGGTTATGTACGTAGTGAACTTGGCGCTAGAGTTAGGCTACGTCGCACCCCAGAGGTAATTTTTATCGAAGACCGTTCTATAGAACGCGGTACTAAGGTATTATCGCTGTTGAATAAACTCCAGTATGAGCGATCGCTAGAACCTGACGACACTGAAGAAGACATTGGTGCAGAAGAAGATTAA
- a CDS encoding serine/threonine protein kinase translates to MIGKLLDNRYQVIQVLAKGGFGQTYIAQDTRRPGNPICVVKHLKPTSSDPKIFETAKRLFQNEAETLERLGYNDQIPRLLAYFDENQEFFLVQEYIEGHPLTDELIPGQRWNENQVLQMLQEVLGILEFVHQQGVIHRDIKPDNIIRRSSDNKLVLVDFGAVKQLSSSMVTVSGQTTATVAIGTPGYMPTEQGQGKPRPNSDIYALGMIAIQAITGVSTSELQEDPDTGEIRWQHLAPVSYRLASILTKMVHYHFKDRYQTATEALQACVNVMSPVLTPAAPPEPSLNHTYPGAKPASSFQPTLAVAPANPGASKPTRRTSSKSDPLPLLIGILLAGSAAALVANLYPNVRNFAANFTGQNATVGNKCLAMVTGNSNIRSEPSSINSDNVLKTIGEDTAFEVTGLRTKRNWIQVRLNSGRLAWAYADVISNNDEWLACLRDKGIAIKTVDDSTLIAARPLPKPKAVKTTTPPETANSNSEKSEPAKANENSDQVVEQAKKKYESGDLVGAIALLKSIPANASASIQETGKIISQWQQDWSKADALFNDINKAMDDGNWDKVLDYRNHPEKLPDTQYWRNKIEPLFKQAAENVGKQAFPPEDQQNNQKTPKTEEKQ, encoded by the coding sequence ATGATCGGTAAGCTACTGGATAATCGTTACCAAGTAATTCAAGTGCTGGCTAAGGGAGGATTTGGTCAAACCTACATCGCCCAAGATACAAGACGGCCAGGAAACCCTATCTGCGTTGTCAAGCACCTCAAGCCTACCAGTTCTGACCCCAAAATTTTTGAAACTGCCAAACGCCTGTTCCAAAATGAAGCAGAAACCTTGGAACGGTTGGGATATAATGACCAAATTCCCCGGCTTTTGGCTTACTTTGACGAAAATCAAGAATTCTTTTTAGTTCAAGAATATATCGAAGGACATCCCTTAACTGATGAACTCATTCCTGGTCAACGCTGGAATGAAAATCAAGTTCTGCAAATGTTGCAGGAAGTATTAGGGATTTTAGAGTTTGTGCATCAGCAAGGTGTAATTCACCGCGATATTAAACCAGATAATATTATTCGGCGTTCTTCAGATAATAAATTAGTTTTAGTAGATTTTGGCGCAGTTAAACAGTTAAGTTCCTCAATGGTGACGGTGAGTGGACAAACTACGGCTACTGTAGCTATTGGAACTCCTGGCTATATGCCCACCGAGCAAGGACAAGGTAAACCCCGCCCCAATAGTGATATTTATGCTTTAGGTATGATTGCCATTCAAGCAATTACAGGCGTATCAACTTCCGAGTTACAAGAAGACCCGGATACAGGCGAAATTCGCTGGCAACATTTAGCCCCCGTTAGCTATCGCTTGGCATCTATCCTAACGAAGATGGTGCATTATCACTTTAAAGACCGCTACCAAACTGCTACCGAAGCACTGCAAGCTTGTGTAAATGTGATGAGTCCAGTATTAACACCCGCTGCACCACCAGAACCTTCGCTAAATCACACTTACCCTGGGGCTAAACCTGCTTCGTCTTTCCAACCAACTTTGGCAGTAGCACCAGCAAATCCTGGTGCTAGCAAACCTACCCGCAGAACGTCTAGTAAATCTGACCCTCTACCATTATTAATTGGAATACTTTTAGCTGGTAGTGCGGCGGCTTTGGTTGCAAACTTATATCCGAATGTGAGGAATTTTGCTGCTAATTTCACAGGTCAAAATGCCACTGTGGGAAATAAGTGCTTGGCGATGGTGACAGGCAATTCTAATATTCGTTCAGAACCAAGTTCAATAAATTCTGATAATGTTCTCAAAACCATTGGTGAGGACACAGCTTTTGAGGTGACTGGACTACGGACAAAACGCAATTGGATACAAGTTAGATTAAATTCTGGGCGCTTGGCTTGGGCCTATGCAGATGTGATTTCTAACAATGATGAATGGCTGGCTTGTCTGCGGGATAAAGGTATTGCAATTAAAACGGTTGATGATAGTACGCTAATTGCGGCTAGACCTCTTCCCAAACCAAAGGCGGTTAAAACAACAACTCCACCAGAGACAGCAAATTCCAACTCGGAAAAATCAGAACCAGCAAAAGCTAATGAAAATAGCGACCAGGTTGTTGAACAAGCTAAGAAAAAGTATGAATCAGGAGATTTAGTTGGTGCGATCGCATTATTAAAGTCAATTCCTGCCAATGCTTCTGCTAGTATTCAAGAAACAGGTAAAATCATTAGCCAATGGCAGCAAGATTGGTCTAAGGCTGATGCTCTATTTAATGACATCAACAAAGCAATGGATGATGGTAATTGGGATAAGGTTTTAGATTACAGAAATCATCCCGAAAAGTTACCTGATACCCAATACTGGCGCAATAAAATCGAACCTTTATTTAAACAAGCAGCCGAAAATGTCGGTAAACAAGCTTTTCCGCCGGAAGATCAGCAAAATAACCAAAAAACTCCCAAAACAGAGGAGAAACAATAG
- a CDS encoding di-heme oxidoredictase family protein, whose amino-acid sequence METQKIKSKNNLFRIFFAKKNRIFWLIYAFIMAVAGILLSNSWMGNQPAFATFPRYNFQILQPAPTQPVGYYDYFGKLLSPRQAAKLVKHQGLNPRDPVSYQKIGAVEITQELIDKGEEIYFNRKIGDNFGLQGVFGFAQGFATVLPEIRTAIAQLNGQPTSNLQITLQKNITLGNRTFHIGDVINTGLKVEKGGKFPLGFIPDEKTGTIGVTCAACHATVSQEGKRLAGVPNGELAIPFLIALSPNSAAGFVRLNTQLDPNNPLNLNPLNPIYKGDGKTIIDSKGNQVELPDPQKFETAFDDAVLDVPFGHFESSPDGIDDTTQIPSGFTFQNHPYTADGGFSVGSFNGLSVFNSAVHSSEINLLAAAQLSEQTLGIDSEVYIGTFLQNAADPRLRLPERLPDGNYVQPSVWLRQQQQQLGILFAELEDQIPAPGAGNYPKLKPSLATFNGLFFSPNSGQADDIASGKFFFAANAMSAFQNSLVPPPNRSQENWKALRSGSVQRGARVFQKANCASCHIPPFFTDNKIHPLEEIRTNSARAKSRLGLNDLLVKPKLYTYDTTVPVSASAEVLDVPTEGISDTPTTLPKGILPNGGYKTTTLRGLYFSAPYLHDGGVAVREGSLKVFWDGRYRVVDPTGLGLTGTLSRGLPADPASSLRALLDHQLREQVVAANKRNPALSPQRSNLDGTGHEFYVDNQTGFSIQQQTDLINFLLALDDDPGNF is encoded by the coding sequence ATGGAAACCCAAAAAATTAAATCAAAAAATAATTTATTTAGAATATTTTTTGCCAAAAAAAACCGGATTTTCTGGTTAATTTACGCATTCATCATGGCTGTTGCTGGTATTTTGCTATCAAATAGTTGGATGGGAAATCAACCAGCTTTCGCTACTTTTCCTAGATATAACTTTCAAATTCTACAGCCTGCTCCAACTCAACCAGTAGGCTATTATGACTATTTTGGTAAACTGCTGAGTCCTAGACAAGCAGCCAAGCTAGTTAAACACCAAGGACTCAACCCGCGTGATCCCGTTTCCTATCAAAAAATAGGAGCGGTTGAAATAACTCAGGAATTAATTGACAAAGGCGAAGAGATATATTTCAATCGCAAAATTGGTGATAACTTTGGGCTACAAGGAGTATTCGGTTTTGCACAAGGTTTTGCTACTGTCTTACCAGAAATCAGAACAGCGATCGCACAATTGAACGGTCAACCAACAAGCAACTTACAAATTACCCTTCAGAAGAATATCACTCTAGGTAACCGGACTTTCCACATTGGCGATGTGATTAATACAGGTTTAAAAGTAGAAAAGGGAGGAAAATTCCCTTTAGGATTTATCCCTGACGAGAAAACTGGCACCATTGGAGTTACCTGTGCCGCTTGCCATGCAACTGTTTCCCAAGAAGGTAAACGTCTGGCAGGAGTGCCGAATGGTGAACTTGCTATTCCTTTTTTGATTGCATTGTCACCAAATTCAGCTGCCGGGTTTGTGCGGTTGAATACACAGTTAGATCCTAATAACCCTTTAAATCTTAACCCTCTCAACCCAATATACAAAGGCGATGGTAAAACGATCATTGACAGTAAAGGTAATCAAGTAGAACTCCCCGACCCACAAAAGTTTGAAACAGCCTTTGATGATGCTGTTTTAGATGTACCCTTCGGTCATTTTGAGAGTTCACCAGATGGCATTGATGACACCACTCAAATTCCCAGTGGTTTCACATTTCAGAATCATCCCTATACCGCTGACGGCGGATTTAGTGTCGGTTCTTTTAACGGACTTAGTGTTTTCAACAGTGCCGTTCACTCTTCAGAAATTAATCTTTTAGCTGCGGCCCAACTTAGTGAACAAACACTGGGAATTGACTCAGAAGTGTATATTGGTACATTTCTTCAGAATGCTGCTGACCCAAGGTTACGTTTACCGGAGCGTTTGCCAGATGGAAACTATGTTCAACCTTCGGTATGGCTGCGACAACAACAGCAACAATTAGGTATTCTCTTTGCAGAATTAGAAGACCAAATTCCCGCACCAGGTGCGGGGAATTACCCCAAACTGAAGCCTAGTTTGGCTACATTCAATGGTTTATTTTTCAGTCCTAATAGTGGTCAAGCTGATGACATAGCTAGTGGCAAATTCTTCTTTGCAGCTAATGCTATGTCTGCTTTCCAAAATAGCTTAGTACCACCTCCAAACCGCTCACAGGAAAACTGGAAAGCCTTAAGAAGTGGTTCAGTGCAGCGAGGCGCAAGAGTTTTTCAGAAAGCCAATTGTGCAAGTTGCCATATCCCCCCCTTCTTTACCGACAACAAAATTCATCCTCTTGAAGAAATTCGTACTAACTCAGCGCGTGCTAAGTCTCGATTAGGACTCAATGATCTGTTAGTGAAACCCAAGTTATACACTTATGACACTACTGTTCCCGTGTCTGCTAGTGCAGAAGTGCTGGACGTGCCAACTGAGGGGATTTCCGATACGCCCACAACTTTACCCAAGGGAATATTACCCAATGGTGGCTACAAAACAACCACCTTACGCGGTCTTTATTTCAGCGCACCCTATTTACATGATGGTGGTGTAGCCGTGCGCGAAGGAAGCTTAAAGGTCTTTTGGGATGGCAGATATCGGGTAGTTGATCCCACTGGTTTAGGCTTAACGGGAACTCTCAGTCGAGGCCTACCTGCTGATCCCGCTAGTAGTTTACGTGCATTGTTAGATCACCAGCTGCGTGAGCAAGTTGTGGCAGCCAATAAACGTAACCCAGCTTTAAGTCCACAGCGGAGTAATTTGGATGGTACAGGTCATGAGTTTTATGTAGATAATCAGACTGGGTTTAGCATACAACAGCAAACAGACCTGATTAATTTCTTACTAGCACTTGATGATGACCCAGGTAACTTTTAA
- the rtcA gene encoding RNA 3'-terminal phosphate cyclase has product MIDIDGSYGEGGGQVLRTCLSLATITGEPIRIANIRAGRKKPGLAPQHLTAVRAAARICQAQLQGDALGSMMLEFIPSRPVQAGNYTFDVSEVLEGGSAGAITLVLQTILLPLALAKGNSQVTLRGGTHVIFSPTMTYIEQVYLPMLQRMGVKASVKLGAWGWYPQGGGEVTLQVSGGSQLSGIHLLKRGNLRQVRGLAVVTELPAHIPQRMANRAEKILRIAGFKVSIQALRERGVAAGAGIFLTAEYENSLTGFGGFGRWRMSSERVAEIACEQLLKFHQTGAPVDEHLGDQLILPATLATEASQYHVANISTHLTTNATVIEKFGLSRVMVDEVEKIVKVVPISHAETR; this is encoded by the coding sequence ATGATTGACATTGACGGTTCCTATGGGGAGGGAGGCGGACAAGTTCTCCGTACTTGCCTGAGTTTAGCCACTATCACGGGTGAACCTATTCGCATTGCCAATATTCGCGCCGGACGCAAAAAGCCAGGGTTAGCGCCACAACACCTGACAGCAGTTCGGGCGGCGGCGAGGATTTGTCAGGCTCAATTACAGGGTGATGCTTTGGGTTCGATGATGCTGGAATTTATTCCCAGTCGCCCAGTGCAGGCGGGAAACTATACTTTTGATGTCAGTGAAGTGCTTGAAGGTGGTTCAGCTGGGGCAATTACTTTAGTTTTACAAACAATTCTTTTACCTTTAGCTTTAGCCAAGGGTAATTCTCAAGTAACATTACGCGGTGGTACTCATGTCATCTTTAGCCCGACGATGACATATATTGAGCAGGTATATCTGCCAATGCTCCAGCGTATGGGAGTAAAAGCATCTGTAAAATTAGGTGCTTGGGGATGGTATCCCCAAGGCGGCGGAGAGGTAACATTGCAGGTGAGTGGTGGTAGTCAACTCAGTGGCATACATTTACTCAAACGCGGTAATTTACGCCAAGTACGGGGACTGGCGGTGGTAACGGAACTACCTGCTCATATTCCTCAACGTATGGCGAATCGGGCTGAGAAAATATTACGCATAGCTGGGTTCAAAGTTTCTATACAAGCTTTACGGGAAAGAGGTGTCGCAGCAGGAGCCGGCATTTTCCTGACGGCTGAATATGAGAACAGCTTGACAGGATTTGGTGGGTTTGGGCGGTGGCGGATGTCATCGGAAAGGGTGGCTGAAATTGCTTGTGAACAACTGCTGAAGTTTCATCAAACGGGTGCGCCTGTCGATGAGCATTTAGGAGATCAGTTAATCTTGCCAGCAACTTTGGCTACAGAAGCAAGCCAGTATCACGTAGCGAATATTAGTACCCATTTGACAACGAATGCAACGGTGATTGAGAAGTTTGGACTGTCGCGGGTAATGGTGGATGAGGTAGAGAAGATTGTGAAGGTTGTACCTATATCTCACGCAGAGACTCGGTGA
- a CDS encoding site-2 protease family protein translates to MNGTIRVGNLFGIPFYIHPSWFLVFGLVTWSYSSGLLAQFPQLSGGLALLLGAMTALLLFASVVAHELGHSFVALRQGIDVKSITLFIFGGLANLEKESKTPGGAFWIAIAGPLVSLLLCGIVTIIGVTTPVSGPLAAVLGVLATVNLALALFNLIPGLPLDGGNVLKALVWKITGNPYKGVTFASRVGQVFGWVAIASGILPLVFFGSAANFWNLLIGFFLLQNAGNAAQFARVQAKLDGLTAADVVTSNSPVISANLTLREFADEQILHKQDWKRFLVTDDAGQLVGAVTLDDLRKIPTTLWTETQVKEIIRPVAASTTVQSDQPLLEVIQLLEQQKLSALAVIRENGVLVGILEKAAIIQLLQGQAVTNPA, encoded by the coding sequence ATGAATGGCACAATTCGCGTTGGTAATCTCTTCGGGATTCCGTTTTACATCCATCCGTCATGGTTTTTGGTGTTTGGCTTAGTAACCTGGAGCTATAGTAGTGGCTTGTTAGCACAATTTCCTCAACTGTCTGGGGGGTTAGCGTTGCTACTAGGAGCGATGACGGCGCTGTTATTGTTTGCTTCTGTCGTCGCCCATGAATTAGGACATAGTTTTGTAGCTTTACGCCAAGGAATTGATGTTAAATCCATCACCTTGTTTATCTTTGGTGGTTTGGCGAATTTAGAAAAAGAATCAAAGACTCCCGGAGGAGCTTTTTGGATTGCGATCGCGGGCCCGTTAGTCAGTTTATTATTATGTGGTATCGTTACCATAATTGGTGTGACAACACCTGTATCGGGGCCGCTGGCAGCAGTTCTTGGTGTACTAGCTACAGTTAACTTAGCCTTAGCACTGTTTAACTTAATTCCTGGCTTACCTTTAGATGGTGGTAATGTCCTCAAGGCTCTGGTGTGGAAAATTACAGGTAATCCCTATAAAGGTGTGACTTTTGCCAGCCGAGTTGGACAAGTATTTGGTTGGGTGGCGATCGCTTCTGGTATACTGCCACTAGTATTTTTTGGCAGTGCCGCTAATTTCTGGAATTTATTAATCGGCTTCTTCTTATTACAAAATGCTGGAAATGCAGCCCAATTTGCTAGAGTCCAAGCAAAACTGGATGGTTTAACAGCCGCAGATGTTGTTACCAGCAATAGCCCAGTCATCTCTGCAAACCTGACTCTGAGAGAATTTGCTGATGAACAAATTCTACACAAACAAGACTGGAAACGCTTCTTAGTTACAGATGATGCAGGACAATTAGTTGGTGCGGTTACACTCGATGACTTGCGAAAGATTCCGACTACTCTGTGGACAGAAACTCAAGTTAAAGAAATCATACGCCCAGTTGCTGCATCCACCACAGTACAATCAGATCAACCCCTCTTAGAAGTCATCCAGCTACTAGAACAACAAAAACTCTCTGCTTTAGCTGTAATTCGAGAAAATGGCGTACTCGTGGGGATTTTAGAAAAAGCAGCGATTATTCAACTTTTGCAAGGACAAGCTGTAACTAACCCCGCATAA